In Xylanibacter ruminicola 23, a single genomic region encodes these proteins:
- the upp gene encoding uracil phosphoribosyltransferase, which translates to MEVVDFSKTNSVINLYMSELRDKNYQKNRLLFRHNIKRVGEMMAYELSKTLEYRPKTITTPLGTIDIQLPKEDLLIATVLRAGLPFHEGFINVFDHADNAFVSAYRMYTNREHTEVGVHTEYLAAPSAKGKTLVIVDPMLATGGSMAASIEALVKTGKPKKIHVACVIAVPEGLEVVKSALPDGSTIWCAAIDPGMNEHKYIVPGFGDCGDLCYGEKL; encoded by the coding sequence ATTGAAGTAGTAGATTTTAGCAAAACCAATTCGGTTATCAATTTGTACATGTCGGAACTGAGAGACAAGAACTATCAGAAGAACCGTCTGTTGTTCCGTCATAATATCAAGCGTGTGGGCGAGATGATGGCCTACGAGTTGTCGAAAACTCTGGAGTATCGTCCCAAGACTATTACAACACCATTGGGCACTATCGATATCCAGCTGCCAAAGGAAGACCTGCTGATTGCCACTGTGCTGCGTGCCGGTCTGCCTTTCCACGAGGGTTTTATCAATGTGTTCGATCATGCCGACAATGCTTTCGTATCGGCTTATCGTATGTACACCAACCGTGAGCATACCGAGGTGGGCGTGCATACCGAGTATCTGGCTGCACCAAGTGCCAAGGGCAAAACACTGGTGATTGTCGATCCGATGCTGGCTACCGGCGGTTCTATGGCTGCCAGTATCGAGGCATTGGTAAAGACAGGCAAACCCAAGAAGATTCACGTGGCTTGTGTGATTGCTGTACCCGAGGGACTTGAGGTTGTGAAAAGTGCGCTTCCCGATGGCTCTACCATCTGGTGTGCCGCCATCGACCCAGGTATGAACGAGCATAAGTATATCGTTCCAGGCTTCGGTGACTGTGGCGACCTGTGCTACGGCGAGAAACTGTAG
- a CDS encoding 2-oxoacid:acceptor oxidoreductase subunit alpha: MAETLEVKELDQVVVRFSGDSGDGMQLAGNIFSTVSATVGNGISTFPDYPADIRAPQGSLTGVSGFQVHIGAGKVYTPGDKCDVLVAMNAAALKTQYRYAKPGATIIIDTDSFGPKDLEKAQFATEDYLGEMGIDPDRVIQCPLTTMVKDCLADSGMDNKAMLKCRNMFALGLVCWLFDRDLNLVANFLREKFAKKPAIAEANIKVIQAGWDYGHNTHSSAINVYRVETKEKTPGRYMDITGNKATAYGFIAAAEKAGLRLYLGSYPITPATDVLHELSKHKSCGVITVQCEDEISGCASALGASFAGALGVTSTSGPGVCLKSEAMNLAVIMELPLVVLDVQRGGPATGLPTKSEQTDLLQALFGRNGESPMPVLAATSPADCFDAAYQAAKMALEHMTPVVLLTDAYIANGSGAFKLPEMAKLDAINPPYVPEELKGKWTPYMRAENGTRYWAIPGREGFAHILGGLEKDSNTGAISTNPENHDLMTRLRQQKIDNIQVPDLEVDGDADADLLIVGFGSTYGHLHSAMDELKAKGYKVAQAQFKYLNPLPKNTAAVLTKYKKVVVAEQNMGQLAAYLRMKVDGFVPYQFNQVKGQPFVVEELVNAFEEIIKK; this comes from the coding sequence ATGGCAGAAACATTGGAAGTAAAGGAGCTTGACCAAGTGGTTGTACGCTTCTCTGGTGACTCCGGCGACGGCATGCAGCTTGCTGGAAACATCTTCTCTACGGTCAGTGCCACCGTTGGTAACGGCATTTCAACATTCCCCGACTATCCAGCCGACATCCGCGCCCCGCAAGGTTCGCTCACTGGTGTATCAGGTTTCCAGGTACACATCGGTGCTGGTAAAGTTTACACCCCTGGTGACAAGTGCGACGTGCTCGTAGCCATGAACGCAGCCGCGCTAAAGACACAGTATCGTTACGCCAAGCCCGGTGCAACGATTATCATCGACACAGACTCATTCGGTCCTAAGGATCTGGAGAAGGCCCAGTTTGCTACCGAGGATTACCTCGGCGAGATGGGTATCGACCCCGACCGTGTGATCCAGTGCCCTCTCACTACCATGGTTAAGGATTGTCTGGCCGACAGCGGTATGGACAACAAGGCTATGCTGAAATGTAGAAACATGTTCGCGCTCGGATTGGTTTGCTGGCTCTTCGATCGCGACCTGAACCTCGTAGCTAACTTCCTGCGTGAAAAGTTTGCCAAGAAACCTGCTATCGCCGAGGCTAACATCAAGGTGATTCAGGCTGGTTGGGACTATGGTCACAACACACACTCAAGCGCTATCAATGTTTATCGCGTAGAAACCAAGGAGAAGACTCCTGGACGCTATATGGATATCACCGGTAACAAGGCTACCGCTTACGGCTTCATCGCTGCTGCCGAGAAGGCTGGTCTGCGCCTTTACTTAGGTTCTTATCCTATCACTCCTGCAACCGACGTGCTGCACGAGCTCAGTAAGCACAAGTCGTGCGGTGTCATCACCGTACAGTGCGAGGATGAGATTTCAGGCTGTGCCTCGGCTCTCGGTGCTTCGTTCGCCGGTGCACTGGGTGTTACCTCAACCTCTGGTCCTGGTGTTTGCTTGAAGAGCGAGGCCATGAACCTGGCTGTGATTATGGAGTTGCCACTCGTAGTACTCGACGTACAGCGTGGTGGTCCTGCTACCGGTCTGCCAACCAAGAGCGAGCAGACCGACCTACTGCAGGCCCTGTTCGGCCGTAACGGTGAGAGCCCCATGCCAGTGCTGGCAGCCACCAGTCCTGCCGACTGTTTCGACGCTGCTTATCAGGCTGCCAAGATGGCCCTTGAGCACATGACACCTGTGGTACTGCTCACCGATGCTTATATCGCTAATGGTTCTGGTGCTTTCAAACTGCCAGAGATGGCCAAGCTCGATGCCATTAATCCTCCTTACGTTCCTGAGGAGCTGAAGGGTAAGTGGACACCTTACATGCGTGCCGAGAACGGAACCCGCTACTGGGCTATTCCTGGTCGCGAGGGCTTTGCTCATATCCTGGGTGGACTGGAGAAGGACTCTAACACAGGTGCTATCTCTACCAACCCTGAGAACCACGATCTGATGACTCGTCTGCGCCAGCAGAAGATTGACAATATCCAGGTGCCCGACCTTGAAGTTGACGGCGATGCCGATGCCGACCTGCTGATTGTTGGCTTCGGTTCCACCTACGGTCACCTGCACTCAGCTATGGATGAGCTGAAGGCTAAGGGCTACAAGGTAGCTCAGGCTCAGTTCAAGTATCTGAACCCACTGCCAAAGAACACTGCTGCCGTTCTTACTAAATATAAGAAGGTGGTAGTAGCCGAGCAGAACATGGGTCAGCTGGCTGCTTACCTCCGCATGAAGGTTGACGGCTTCGTACCTTACCAGTTCAATCAGGTAAAGGGCCAGCCATTCGTAGTAGAAGAACTTGTAAATGCGTTTGAGGAGATCATAAAAAAATAA
- a CDS encoding SLC13 family permease: MFHIYEGFHLVEAYHKMRHNRKYYPADGTKRAIKIALVALITLLLWNMPAEWYGIQNLTVIQQRIIAIFAFATLMWVFEVVSSWATSVAIIVLMLLFCTDSGILPMVNEEEVGKLLSYKGVMATFADPVIMLFIGGFVLAIAATKTGLDAQLAKVLLKPFGTRSEMVLLGFLLITGLFSMFVSNTATAAMMLTFLTPVFHQLPPEGKGRVALAMSIPVAANLGGMGTPIGTPPNTIALKYLNDPEGLNMGLGFGQWMMFMFPLVILLLFISWRILLKAFPFTQKTIELNIEGGMKKGFHSKVVIITFFVTVALWLLDRVTGINSYTVAMIPFMVFALTGVITKRDLEQINWSVIWMVAGGFALGYGLNASGLAANAVESIPFGEFSPLLILLMGGAICYLLSNFISNSATAALLMPILAIVCGAMGDKLAPIGGTPTVLIGVAIAASSAMILPISTPPNALAFATGYVKQNDMAKMGIVMGIISMVLGFGLVYLMGTLHLI, from the coding sequence ATGTTTCACATTTACGAAGGATTTCATCTTGTTGAGGCGTATCACAAAATGCGTCACAATCGTAAGTACTATCCTGCCGATGGTACCAAACGAGCTATTAAGATTGCACTTGTAGCTCTCATTACTCTGTTACTTTGGAATATGCCTGCCGAATGGTATGGCATCCAGAACCTTACCGTCATTCAGCAGCGCATCATCGCTATCTTCGCGTTTGCTACACTCATGTGGGTTTTCGAGGTTGTCAGCTCGTGGGCCACTTCGGTAGCCATCATTGTGTTGATGCTTCTATTCTGCACAGACAGTGGTATCCTACCCATGGTGAACGAAGAAGAAGTAGGTAAGTTGCTTAGTTACAAAGGTGTGATGGCCACCTTCGCCGACCCAGTGATTATGCTGTTTATCGGTGGATTTGTGCTGGCTATTGCTGCCACCAAGACCGGTCTCGATGCCCAGTTGGCCAAGGTGCTGCTGAAGCCTTTCGGCACACGCAGCGAGATGGTGCTCTTAGGATTCCTGCTCATCACCGGTTTATTCTCGATGTTCGTATCTAACACAGCTACAGCTGCCATGATGCTGACATTCCTCACACCTGTGTTCCACCAGCTGCCTCCCGAGGGTAAGGGTCGTGTAGCCCTGGCCATGAGTATCCCTGTAGCTGCCAACCTGGGTGGTATGGGTACCCCTATCGGTACACCTCCAAACACCATCGCCCTGAAATACCTGAACGATCCTGAAGGTTTGAATATGGGTCTGGGCTTTGGTCAGTGGATGATGTTCATGTTCCCACTTGTTATCCTGCTGCTGTTCATCAGCTGGCGCATCCTGCTCAAGGCATTCCCATTCACACAGAAGACGATTGAGCTGAACATAGAGGGTGGTATGAAGAAGGGTTTCCACTCTAAAGTGGTTATCATCACCTTCTTTGTTACCGTAGCTCTCTGGTTGCTCGACCGTGTTACTGGTATCAACTCATATACTGTGGCTATGATTCCCTTTATGGTGTTCGCCCTGACAGGTGTGATTACCAAGCGTGACCTGGAGCAGATTAACTGGAGTGTGATCTGGATGGTGGCCGGTGGTTTCGCACTGGGTTACGGTCTGAACGCTTCGGGACTGGCAGCTAACGCTGTTGAGAGCATCCCCTTCGGCGAGTTCTCACCACTGCTCATCCTGTTGATGGGAGGTGCTATCTGCTACCTGCTCAGTAACTTCATCTCTAACTCGGCCACAGCAGCACTGTTGATGCCTATCCTGGCTATCGTTTGTGGTGCCATGGGCGACAAGCTGGCTCCTATCGGCGGTACACCAACCGTACTGATCGGTGTAGCCATCGCAGCCTCATCGGCCATGATTCTGCCTATCTCTACCCCACCAAATGCTCTGGCATTTGCTACAGGCTATGTGAAGCAGAATGATATGGCAAAGATGGGTATTGTAATGGGTATCATCTCTATGGTATTAGGCTTCGGTCTGGTTTACCTGATGGGAACACTCCACTTGATTTAA
- a CDS encoding SusC/RagA family TonB-linked outer membrane protein, with protein MERLKKRFLCFALLLVSTMMYAQTEISGTVIDATGEAVIGATVKEKGTTNGTVTDFDGAFTIKVNENATLVISYIGYQTQEVPAKQGMKVTMKDDSELLKEVVVTGYTTQRKADLTGAISTVSVDEIAKQNENNPMKALQGRVPGMNITADGNPSGAATVRIRGVGTLNDNDPLYIIDGVPTKAGMHELNGNDIESIQVLKDAASASIYGSRAANGVIIITTKKGKDGKVKVNFDGSVATSFYTNKIETMNASEWGRAYWQACVNDGVNPSNNNLGYNYDWSYDAKGNPVLNNMTMNMYLDENASVRAGDTDWFDEITRTGVVQQYNLSVSNGSEKGSSFFSIGYYDNQGTIKKSNFNRLSARANADYKLFDGKVVIGENFTMNRTKGNDAPGGVLEHALEFNPNFPIWAENGKYAQALGAYSERENPLSMIDNNKDNEYTQWRSFGDVHLSITPFKNFMVRTTLGMDYTQKEQRFFTYPIENGKVKRTDSAVESKQEHWMRWMWNAIATYNLEIGKHRGDAMIGTEVNRQDYKWNSAKRYELAILNTDYMWPSAGAGKQLAEGSGEGFSLLSFFGKVNYTYDDKYLASVTIRRDGSSRFGSNNQYGTFPSVSAGWRISEEKFMAKTKSWLDNLKLRYSWGQTGNQEISNTSRYTLYKSVVSTGLWGSGQAGSSYDISGKNGGYDLANGYVRNQRGNDDIKWETTTQHNIGIDFAILRNEIYGSFDWFNKKTTDILLFMEGIAAMGEGSGQWINAGEVKNNGWELSIGYRHQLDNGFSWDINGNISKYVNEITKLPETVAANGKYGGNGVKSVVGHPMFSQVGYIYDGIFKSQEEIDNHATQEGAGLGRIRYKDLNGDGIITEADQDWIYDPTPDFTWGLNIYLQYKDWDMTMFWQGVQGVDVDCRGYKSQTDFWANSAINVPYLNKGKRALDAWSPANPGSNIPALTTSDTNNEGRVSSYYIENGSYAKLRTIQLGYNLPKKVTEKLHMDRIRVYASAQNLITIKSGKFTGADPENPGFNYPIPLNLTFGVNVGF; from the coding sequence ATGGAAAGACTAAAGAAACGTTTTCTGTGTTTTGCTCTCTTGCTCGTAAGTACAATGATGTATGCACAGACAGAGATCAGTGGTACGGTGATAGATGCTACAGGCGAAGCTGTCATCGGTGCTACAGTAAAGGAGAAGGGGACCACGAACGGTACAGTAACCGATTTCGATGGAGCCTTCACCATCAAAGTGAACGAGAATGCCACTCTGGTTATCTCGTACATCGGCTACCAGACACAAGAGGTACCTGCGAAACAAGGTATGAAGGTAACTATGAAAGACGACAGCGAACTTCTGAAGGAGGTTGTGGTAACAGGTTATACCACCCAGCGCAAGGCCGATCTGACGGGTGCCATCTCGACCGTAAGCGTAGACGAGATTGCCAAGCAGAACGAGAACAACCCAATGAAGGCACTGCAGGGTCGTGTACCAGGCATGAATATCACAGCCGATGGTAATCCTTCGGGTGCTGCAACGGTCCGTATCCGTGGTGTAGGAACCCTGAACGACAACGATCCACTTTACATCATCGACGGTGTGCCCACAAAGGCTGGTATGCATGAGTTGAACGGTAACGATATCGAGAGCATCCAGGTGCTGAAGGATGCAGCTTCTGCCAGTATCTATGGTAGCCGCGCCGCCAACGGTGTGATCATCATCACCACCAAGAAGGGTAAGGACGGCAAGGTAAAGGTGAACTTCGACGGCAGTGTGGCCACCTCGTTCTATACTAATAAGATTGAGACCATGAACGCCAGCGAGTGGGGACGCGCATACTGGCAGGCTTGCGTGAACGATGGTGTGAACCCAAGCAACAATAACCTAGGATACAACTACGACTGGAGCTACGACGCTAAAGGCAATCCCGTACTGAATAATATGACTATGAACATGTATCTGGACGAGAACGCCAGTGTACGTGCAGGTGATACAGACTGGTTCGATGAGATTACGCGCACAGGCGTGGTACAGCAGTACAACCTCTCGGTAAGCAACGGCTCGGAGAAGGGCAGTTCATTCTTCAGCATTGGCTACTACGACAACCAAGGTACCATTAAGAAGAGTAACTTCAACCGTCTGTCGGCTCGTGCTAATGCAGACTATAAGCTGTTCGATGGCAAGGTAGTGATTGGTGAGAACTTCACCATGAACCGTACCAAGGGCAATGACGCTCCTGGCGGAGTGCTGGAGCACGCACTTGAGTTTAACCCTAACTTCCCTATATGGGCAGAGAACGGTAAATATGCTCAGGCACTGGGTGCCTACTCTGAGCGCGAGAACCCTCTGAGCATGATTGATAATAACAAGGACAACGAATACACACAGTGGCGCTCATTCGGCGATGTGCACCTGAGCATCACCCCATTCAAGAACTTTATGGTTCGCACCACACTGGGTATGGACTATACACAGAAGGAGCAGCGCTTCTTTACCTACCCTATCGAAAATGGTAAGGTTAAGCGTACCGATAGCGCTGTTGAAAGCAAGCAGGAACACTGGATGCGCTGGATGTGGAACGCCATTGCTACCTATAATCTTGAAATCGGCAAGCATCGCGGCGATGCCATGATTGGTACAGAGGTGAACCGTCAGGACTATAAGTGGAATAGTGCCAAGCGCTATGAACTGGCTATTCTGAACACCGACTATATGTGGCCAAGTGCTGGTGCAGGCAAGCAGTTAGCCGAAGGTTCAGGCGAAGGATTCAGTCTTCTGTCATTCTTCGGTAAAGTGAACTACACCTACGACGACAAGTATCTGGCATCTGTCACCATCCGTCGCGACGGTTCGAGCCGATTCGGTAGCAACAACCAGTATGGTACATTCCCATCAGTATCAGCTGGTTGGCGCATCTCAGAAGAGAAGTTTATGGCTAAGACAAAGAGCTGGCTCGACAATCTGAAACTTCGCTATTCTTGGGGACAGACTGGTAACCAAGAAATCTCAAACACTTCACGATACACCCTCTACAAGTCGGTAGTATCTACTGGACTATGGGGCAGCGGACAGGCTGGTTCTTCATACGACATCAGCGGTAAGAACGGTGGTTACGACCTGGCGAACGGTTATGTACGCAATCAGCGCGGTAACGACGACATCAAGTGGGAAACCACCACACAGCATAATATAGGTATTGATTTCGCTATCCTGCGAAACGAAATCTACGGTAGTTTCGACTGGTTCAACAAGAAGACCACCGACATTCTGCTCTTCATGGAAGGTATCGCTGCTATGGGTGAAGGATCTGGTCAGTGGATCAATGCCGGCGAGGTGAAGAACAACGGTTGGGAACTGAGCATTGGCTATCGCCACCAGTTGGATAACGGTTTTTCGTGGGATATCAACGGAAACATCAGTAAGTATGTGAATGAGATTACAAAACTGCCTGAGACAGTAGCTGCCAACGGTAAGTATGGTGGTAACGGCGTGAAGAGTGTTGTAGGTCATCCTATGTTTTCACAGGTTGGCTACATCTACGACGGCATCTTCAAGAGTCAGGAGGAGATTGACAATCATGCCACACAGGAAGGTGCAGGACTGGGCCGAATCCGTTATAAGGATCTTAACGGCGATGGCATCATCACAGAGGCCGATCAGGACTGGATATATGACCCAACACCCGACTTCACTTGGGGTCTGAACATCTACCTGCAGTACAAGGACTGGGATATGACCATGTTCTGGCAGGGCGTACAGGGTGTTGATGTAGACTGTCGCGGATATAAGTCGCAGACCGACTTCTGGGCCAACTCTGCCATCAACGTTCCTTATCTGAACAAGGGTAAGCGTGCACTCGACGCTTGGAGTCCAGCTAATCCTGGCAGCAATATCCCTGCCCTCACCACATCGGATACCAACAACGAGGGTCGTGTATCATCTTACTACATTGAGAACGGTTCGTATGCCAAGCTGCGCACCATACAGCTGGGCTACAACCTGCCCAAGAAGGTTACAGAGAAACTACACATGGACCGCATCCGTGTATATGCCTCGGCTCAGAATCTCATTACCATCAAGAGCGGCAAGTTTACTGGTGCCGATCCTGAGAACCCTGGATTCAACTATCCTATACCTCTCAACCTTACATTTGGTGTGAACGTAGGATTCTAA
- a CDS encoding 2-oxoacid:ferredoxin oxidoreductase subunit beta, protein MEYTAQDFKKGQPRWCPGCGDHFFLASLHKAMAEIGVAPENVAVISGIGCSSRLPHYMATYGMNTIHGRAAAIATGAKVANPNLTVWQVSGDGDGLAIGGNHFIHANRRNIDLNMILLNNRIYGLTKGQYSPTSPRGFVSKSSPYGTVEDPFRPAELCFGARGHFFARCVATDAKGTVEVLKAAYEHKGASVTEVLQNCVIFNDHCHDVVYNNEGRKKNAIYVKHGEKLVFGENNEFGLVQQGFGLKVVEIGKDGYTIDDVLVHDAHCEDNTLQLKLAMMTPEDGFPIALGVIRDVEAPTYNDAVHAQLAEVAAQKKYHNFEELLETNDIWEVK, encoded by the coding sequence ATGGAATATACAGCACAAGATTTTAAGAAAGGCCAGCCTCGTTGGTGCCCTGGTTGCGGCGACCACTTCTTCCTGGCTTCACTCCATAAGGCTATGGCCGAGATTGGCGTAGCTCCCGAGAACGTAGCAGTCATCTCAGGTATCGGCTGTTCAAGCCGTCTGCCACACTATATGGCTACCTACGGCATGAACACCATCCACGGTCGTGCCGCTGCCATCGCTACCGGTGCTAAGGTAGCTAACCCCAACCTGACTGTATGGCAGGTATCAGGTGATGGTGACGGACTGGCTATCGGTGGTAACCACTTTATTCACGCCAACCGTCGTAACATCGACCTGAACATGATTCTGCTCAACAACCGTATCTACGGTCTTACCAAGGGTCAGTACTCTCCTACCTCACCCCGTGGCTTCGTATCTAAGTCGAGCCCTTACGGTACCGTAGAGGATCCTTTCCGTCCTGCCGAGCTTTGCTTCGGTGCCCGCGGTCACTTCTTTGCCCGTTGCGTGGCTACCGATGCCAAGGGTACTGTTGAGGTTCTGAAGGCTGCTTACGAGCACAAAGGTGCCAGCGTAACAGAGGTTCTGCAGAACTGCGTAATCTTCAACGACCATTGCCACGATGTGGTTTACAACAACGAGGGTCGTAAGAAGAACGCCATCTATGTAAAGCACGGTGAGAAGTTGGTATTCGGCGAGAACAACGAGTTCGGACTGGTACAGCAGGGCTTCGGACTGAAGGTAGTTGAGATTGGCAAGGATGGCTACACCATCGACGATGTACTGGTACACGACGCTCACTGCGAGGACAACACTCTGCAGCTGAAGCTGGCTATGATGACACCTGAGGATGGATTCCCCATCGCTCTCGGTGTAATCCGCGATGTAGAGGCTCCTACCTACAACGATGCCGTTCATGCACAGCTGGCTGAAGTAGCTGCTCAGAAGAAGTATCACAACTTTGAGGAGTTGCTCGAGACCAACGACATCTGGGAGGTTAAATAA
- a CDS encoding substrate-binding domain-containing protein, producing the protein MMRNSFISILMFTAILFMGCKQAEPKYIIGVSQCSEDIWRDWQNAEMRMEANFHEGVELRFTAAHDDSELQSKQIDSLVESGINLLIVAPNQLSSVSPAIDRAYDKGIPVIVFERKTDSRKYSAFVSADNYEMGHLMGEYIATQLGGKGQIMEVKGLKGSSPAEERYNGFHVALAAYPDIKVVAEIQGDWTEPTAYQAVKNWKGDMNSIDLVFGHNDRSAIGARKAFEERGAKLPMFCGIDALPGPDGGIQQVRDSLLDASYIYPTHGDQLLQLALDILDGKEYPRETLFTSALVTRDNATVLLLESDEVVRQAHNLIKLQKKAASYLEQLSTQRTISLLALVLLALLVLILVLFILYHRSRVSAQRERIVNNLWNMKAPAEPVRPADQQPAAAQPVVQPEDEAAESAKEPLFIVRFKDVVEARLSDSDLTVDDLAAAMNLSRVQLYRKVKAISGSSPVELLRSARLNRGYQLLVKGDKTIAEVAYEVGFTAPSYFTKCFKDEFGISPSDLS; encoded by the coding sequence ATGATGAGAAACTCTTTCATTTCTATTTTAATGTTTACGGCCATCCTGTTCATGGGATGCAAACAAGCCGAGCCTAAATATATAATAGGTGTATCGCAATGCTCTGAGGATATCTGGCGCGATTGGCAGAACGCCGAGATGAGAATGGAGGCCAACTTTCATGAGGGCGTAGAACTACGCTTTACTGCTGCTCACGACGATTCTGAACTTCAGAGTAAACAGATAGACAGTCTGGTGGAAAGTGGTATCAATCTGCTGATTGTGGCTCCCAACCAGCTCTCGTCGGTGTCGCCTGCTATCGACCGTGCCTACGATAAGGGCATCCCCGTTATCGTGTTCGAACGTAAAACCGACTCGCGAAAATATTCAGCCTTTGTGAGTGCTGATAACTACGAGATGGGACACCTGATGGGTGAATACATCGCTACCCAACTTGGTGGTAAGGGGCAGATAATGGAAGTGAAAGGACTGAAAGGTTCATCGCCTGCCGAGGAGCGTTATAATGGCTTCCATGTGGCTTTGGCAGCCTATCCCGATATTAAGGTGGTGGCCGAAATACAAGGCGACTGGACTGAGCCTACGGCTTATCAGGCCGTTAAGAACTGGAAGGGCGATATGAATAGTATCGATCTGGTTTTCGGACATAACGATCGTTCTGCTATTGGGGCCCGTAAGGCCTTCGAAGAACGAGGCGCCAAACTGCCCATGTTCTGTGGTATCGATGCCTTGCCAGGACCTGATGGTGGTATCCAACAGGTGCGCGATTCGCTCCTCGATGCCTCGTATATCTATCCTACACATGGCGACCAACTGCTACAACTGGCCCTCGACATCCTCGATGGCAAAGAATATCCAAGAGAAACCTTGTTTACCTCGGCTTTGGTAACCCGCGATAATGCTACGGTGCTGTTACTCGAAAGCGACGAAGTGGTGCGCCAGGCGCATAATCTGATTAAACTTCAGAAAAAAGCCGCCAGCTATCTTGAACAACTGTCAACACAGCGCACCATCTCGTTGCTGGCACTCGTCTTGTTGGCATTGCTGGTACTTATATTAGTACTCTTTATCCTCTATCATCGTTCCAGAGTGTCGGCCCAGCGCGAGCGTATTGTCAATAACCTGTGGAACATGAAGGCACCAGCTGAGCCGGTACGGCCTGCCGATCAACAGCCTGCGGCTGCACAGCCCGTCGTTCAACCCGAAGATGAGGCTGCTGAATCGGCCAAGGAGCCGCTATTCATTGTGCGCTTCAAGGATGTGGTCGAGGCCCGTCTCTCCGACAGTGATCTGACTGTTGATGATTTGGCTGCTGCTATGAATCTGAGTCGTGTACAGCTGTACCGTAAAGTTAAGGCCATCTCTGGTTCGTCGCCTGTCGAGCTGTTGCGTTCTGCCCGATTGAATCGCGGCTATCAGTTACTGGTAAAAGGCGATAAGACCATCGCCGAGGTTGCCTACGAGGTTGGTTTCACCGCCCCCAGCTACTTTACCAAGTGTTTCAAGGATGAATTTGGAATCAGTCCTTCCGATCTGTCCTAA